GCCAGCCTGTCTCCAGATGCTCTTCCCTCCTCTGAGTCCAGTCTATGTACCACTGAGCTCCGGACTGTGCATCGCTTAGCTCTGGATGGCCAGGACGGCCTGTCTGCAGAtgctcttcccctcctccttccctccatgaGTCCCCATCAGCTTCCCAGCTCCCTGCTCCATCGCCTGCTCTCCTGTGAAGTCTTTCCTGCTATGGCCAAACAGAATTTGTCACTGTTCCTGGTGTGACCCAGTGTCCTTGCCAGAGTGGGAGCTCCCGGGTGGGGGTGGCAAGTTCCCATCACCTGTCTGGGCTCCCATTCCCAGGACTCAGCATTGGCATATGGCTGGCGCTCAATGGAATAAATTAGAAGCAACACATTGCTGTTGGGTAGAGCGTTTTATTTAACTGGTAAGACTCATTTAAAACAATTAACACCCCTTCATAGGAAAATGTgctaaaaccattttttaaatttactgctGAAGAGAttaaaacagtttttatattataaatccaTTCACTTAATTGCCACCTTTTATGGCGTGTGGTACCTTATACAGCAAAAGGGACCTGTTGTCACAGTTTCCTTATTAGTGATATCTGAGTTCACACAACTGGACAATATGCGTGCACACGGTAGAAGTCAGTATGTGTATAAGGTTATAGTTTTACATGACTTAGAGTTATCATGAGTGTGTCAACATGAGTAAAAGAAGGAGCAGAGACCAAAAATCCCTCCGACACCACACACATGCTAAGGTTGTCTCCTCCTTTAAATAAAGTGTGGGCCAGCCCAGCTTTTCCTAACATATAAGCCAAAGCCTTTGCTATGGATCATTCAGTGCGCACAGCCCTGCTCATCTGCAGAGCACTGGGCTCACCAGGCTTTCCCCGCTCCACTGAGAACAGGCAGGTACTCAGCCCACTGGCCTCTAATCACTTTGGCAATTCCACTGAGATTTCATCTTTTGGCAAGAGATGGGCTTGACGACCTTCTGACTCTAAGAATCTCTGAGTTCAAGGACAAAATTTCCTTATGCTCAAAACTTTCATATACACATTAGGCTTTTATTATTCAGCTGTTCTTGACCTGCAGAAGTgccaatttcatatggttcagcctaataaaaacatgaaagaacACGGAGCGCTGTTCCCATTTCCTAGGCTGAAAGAGTGAGGTTAGGCCACAGCCACAAAGAGGGTCACTGGGTCTCAGCTCCCACCAAGTCAGGACACTGCAGCCCAGAGATCACAACACCATCCAATTCAGGCCTTCCATAAAGGACACAGGGACGGGAAGGAGTGGGTTCAAGGATATTTGAAAACCATTAAGCGTGAAGGTtctttccttattattattaattttttgtttgttttgagatggagtgtcactctgtcacccaggctggagtgtagtggagcattcttggcttactgcaacctccgcctcccggcttcaagcgattcttctgcctcagcctcctgagtagctgggactacaggcgtgcaccaccacacccagctaatttttgtatttttggtagagacagggtttcatcatgctggccaggctggtcttgaactcctgacctcaggtgatctgcctgccttggcctcccaagggtgctggaattacaggcttaagccaccacgcccggcctttttccttattttttaatgtaaggaTGCCACACCCTAGACTGAAAAGAACTCAGCCTTCTAAACTAGACAGACTGACTTTAAGTCTGGGTTCTGCTGTGAGGGCAGGTTGTTTAGcctatctgagcctcagtttctgtatctgtaaaatggggataataataactaCCTCCAGTGGTTTTAAGAATAAGAGGTAATGTAGGTAGAGAGAGGGTTGCACAGTGCTTAGCATGCTATAGGTTTGCAGTAAATGGCACCTATGTTATTTTCACTTCACATTTTCCACACATATTCTTATTCATCTTCAACCATCTTTCCACTTCTGCAGCGTTCTCTTTTGTAATAGTGTCCACTTGTGTGCATCTTCTGTCTCCCACGCATGATGTACTGGCAGAAGCAAaggatggtggcacacacttccTAATAGTCCCTAAGTCCCCTGCATCTTCCTATGTCCACCACCAAGCCCTGAGCCCACATCTCCTCCATTCCTCAGCTGTAGCCTTCTCATCCCAGTTCATCTTTCCCATCTCAGACACTTTAAATCCACCGTGCCACCTGcgtgcggtggctcgcgcctgtaatcccagcactttgggaggccaagatgagcggatcacttgaggttagaagtttaagaccagcctggccaacatggtgaaaccccgtctcgactaaaaatacaaaaattagccgggcatggtggtgcatgcctgtaatcccagctacttggaaggctgaagcaggagaatcacttgaacctgggaggtggaggttgcggtgagctgagatcgcgccactgcaccccagcctggtggacagagtgagactccgtctcaaaaaacaaaaaaaaaaatccaccctgccgacaaattaattttcttttcttttttttttttttgagacggagtctccctctttcacccaggctggagtgcagtggcgcaatctcggctcactgcaggctccgccccccggggttcacgccattctcctgcctcagcctcccacgtagctgggactacaggcgcccgccaccttgcccggctaattttttatatttttagtagagacggggtttcaccgtgttagccaggatggtctcgatctcctgacttcttgatccgcccgcctcggcctcccaaaatgctgggattacaggcgtgagccaccgcgcccggcccaaattaattttcttaaatccCTGCTTCCATTGCATTGCTCTCCTACTCAAAACTCTCTGCGAGAGCTCCGTTTCCTGCAGGTTGGGGGCAAACTCTTACCCATGCTTTCAAAGCCTTCCAAAAATGGCCGGAGTCAGTCCTCCCTCTTCACCCCCATCACCTTCCCCTTGTCACCACCCTGCCCTCTGCACCATCCTCACCCTTCTCCTCCCAGCAGGAAGAGGCTAGAGCTGAAGTCCCAGCTCCATCACTTTTACCCTTACAGGAGCCCTCAGCCTCCTTCTCCTCTGTCAGGTGGGGTGATGAGTTTGCCCAGTACACTGTGAGTTCTTGAGGGCAGGGGTCCAGTTAGGTTCCTGAATGAGTCTCTACAGAGACTCGAGAGTTGCACCCCAACCTCATCCCCCAGAAAGGAGGCTCCAGCCAACCCTCTGTGCCCCTAGCTGGCTGTCCATCCGGTGAGAGTAGAACAGCTTTGCCTCTCTGGATCTCCCCCAGGGCCTCTGGAGCTCTGTGCCACGAACACAGTGGGGGTAGTTAGCGAGTTGCCTGATCTTGAATCCGTGGTTTTCACACTTTGGTGAGCCTTATCATTCCTATTCCTTGGAGAGCAGGGGGGAAGCTTGTTGAGAAATGCAGATGCCGGGTCACCCTTTAGAAATTCCGTAGATCTCAGGTGAGACCCCGCATTTTTAACAAATGCCACAGGCGATGAGGCAGGTGGTCGGAGGAGACACTTGATGTTGGGTGTACTTCTTTGAATGCCCACAGGCCACCTACTCTGTACAAGGCACTGTGCAAGGGGCTGGAGGGATGAAGGTGAATGAGATGCCGCCTGAGACCTCACATCGGTGGCAGTGGTTacgatgaggaggaggagaatgaggCAGGGTCAGTTTCAGAAATCAGCATGTGGACTCAGGCTTCAGCCTTGGATCTGAAGCACAAAGGTGTGGGTGAGAGCAAAGGCCACACCTGGAAACTGTAGGAGCCAGCGAGTTGTGCAGGGAAGGGCCAGAAACCAATGAGATGCAGCCTGGGACCTCACGTTGGTGGCAGTGGttaagatgaggaggaggaaaataAGGCACGGTCAGTTTCAGAAATCAGCACGTGGACTCAGTTCAGAGTGGgaggcaaaataaaaaacaaggcaGCCTCAAAGAGCAGGAACTGAGAGAATCAAACGAGGAATGTGACAATGGTCACCAGTCTTTTGGTCAATTTCCCAAATGCCCTGCTTTCTGGTCTGGGCCCGCTTTTAACAGGCCATCTACACCTGAGAGGCAGTGCAGAGGGGCGTGGTGTTGGCATGTGACTCTGGTGGGTTCAATGCCCACCTGTcattgtgactttggacaagatGCTTAGTTCCTGAGagttattagtcagggttctccagagagacagaacaagTAGGATATAtggaaggagatttttttttttcttttgaggcggagtttcactcttgttgcccaggctggagtgcaatggcacgatcttggctcgctgcaacctctgcctcctgggttcaagcgattttcctgcctcagcctcctgagaagctgggattacaggtgcccgctaccacatactgctaatttttgtattttttagtagagacaggatttcaccatgttggccagactggtctcaaattcctaacctcaggtgatccgcccacctcagcctcccaaagtgctgggattataggcatgagccactgcacccagccctggaaGGGGATTTGTGAGGGGAAGTTGGCTGACATGATCACAGAGGTGGAGAAGTCCCACGATAGGTTGACTGCGAGCTGCAGAGCTGGAGAAGCTAGTAGCTGGCTCAAGCAGGCAGCGTGGCACAGTCCAAGTCTGAAACCACAGAAcaagggaagctgacagtgcagccccCAGTTAGTCCTGAGAGGCCCCCAGGGGGCCGCTGGTGTAAGTTCCAAagttcaaaagctgaagaacctgcAGTGTGATGTCTAAAGGCAGAATAAGAAAAAGTGTCTCACtctggaaggaggaaaggaagcagAGAGGACAATCCCCTTCCTCTGCCTGTTTGTTCCTGCTAGGCCCCCGACccattggatggtgcccacctacACTGAGAGCGAGTCTTCCTCTCTCGGTCCACTGGCTCACATGTCAGCCCCCTCTGGACACagtctcacagacacactcagaaacaGTGCTCCACCAGCCGTCTAGGGAGCAccatcaagttgacacctaaaattaaccatcacactgaatctctctctctgtgtgtaagAGTGTAGTAAGCCAAACAGTGGCCCTTGAAGATGTCCACATCCATATCCCCAAACCTGTGAATATGCTACTTGATGTAGTAAAAtgcactttgcagatgtgattaaattaaatgGATGGGGAGAGCATCCTGGATTACCCAAGTGGGTCCTGAATGCTATCACAAGGGTCCTTACCACAGGGAGGCAGCGAGAAGACataaagacagaagcagaggtcAGGGAGAAGGTGCTACGCTGCTGGCGGTGATGATGGGGGAagaggccacaagccaaggaatgtaggtggcctctagaagctggaaaagacaaggaagtGGATTTTCCCCTGGAGCGTGCAGAAGGACTCATCCCTGAGGACCCATTGCAGACTTTTCTAACCTTCAGAaccataaaagaataaatttgtgtgGCTTTTAACCATGAGGTTTGGGTAACTTGTTACCGACACTGTAGGGAACTATGACAGATATACAGAATGCTAATTCTCTGCACGGTTGTTGTCAGGGGGGCTCAGAGCCCATGTGGGAAAGGGGCCTAACCCGATAAAGGTAGTGATGTTACCCCACAGGGGCTGAGTCTTAGACAAGGTGAAGAATGTGACCGCACCCCCCACGTTGCTTGGCACTTTGTGGATGCTCAATAGAGCTTAGGCTCCCTGTCCCTCCCCTTACAGGTCAGGGTGTCTAGGGGAACCCCATCAGGGAGGGGCTCTGGGACACCCGTCCTAGTCTGCGCCCTCTACACTGCACAGTGTACTACTACTACACTGTAGGCTCTTGGCTCCCTGTCCCTTAGCGATCAGCATGTGTGCCGGGTGGTCATTTCCTGGCCCTTCCCCTCTCCTGAATTTACCTCTGAGGTTGCTTCTGTGTTAACTCAGGCACACCAGCTTCCACCTCAGAACTCTTTGGCTCTTGGAATCTTTGCCACATAAAGTTGCCTTTTCCAACTGCCTGTTGCCCTTGCAAGTGGCTTCCCCATTGCTCCTTCCCAGAAGGGACTGCTTGTCCTGTGACTTCCTTGTCTCCCCCAAAGGTTCCAAAACTGTATGGGGCCCCTGGCAGCCCCGTGCAATACCTCCTCCAGGTGGCCCACTGACCTCTCCAGTATGGAGATGAGAGGTGGGCCAGGGTCTGGGCAGGGGTGCCACTCAGAGGACAGGGTGCCAGACATCGGTGGTTCTTCCCTGAGTTCTTGGAGGGTGGACAGTTGGGCCCCAGGCCGGCAATGAGCACACAGACCCCTTTGTCTCCCAGCACCCTCAGAAGGCTGTCCCCTCTGGCCTCTCACAGGGACATTCGTCTCGGCCTTCACTGTGCTGTGCGGGGCCCGCACCGACCTCCCGGACAGGCATGTGTGCTGCGTCTTCTGGCTGAACATTGCAGCAGCCCTCATCCAAATCCTCACTGCCATCGTCATGGTGGGCTGGATCATGAGCATCTTCTGGGGCATGGACATGGTCATCCTTGCCAGTGAGTAGCTGTCGGTGCTGTGcctcctgggggtgggggagtggccAGGGACAGGAAGGACTTGGGAGACCTTCATGTCTGGCCGAGGTCCTGCTCGCCTGCTAAGCACGGGCTCTGGATAGGGCTTGCCCATGCCCTCTTCACAACTCCCTGGGCTGCTTGGCACTGGGGACCCtccccaccaggcctggcccaacACCTGCAGGGAATTATGAGTGGATGGCAGGAGAGTTCCATCATTTAATACAAACTTGATTCAGACACAGAATGGTTTTGTGAAAGGGTTTAAAGTTACAAAATCAAGTTTACCAAAGACAACTCGGTTACCCTTTCTAAAATAACCTAGCAAAATCTTAAAACAGACACCACCCATTTTAAGCAGCTGTGCATGTCTCCCATACCACCATCCACGTTCCCTGTATTTTCCCACGCCCATCTACATGTGAGGCCACAGTTCCTCAATAATTGACCTCACCTCTCAGGCACTTTGCCTTCACTCCATACCCCATGCCCCTCATTGTGTCCTATACCCCCCAGAACCATTCATAGCTGGGATCGTCAGTGTCAGAGGTAAGCTGAGCCAGGTaagagtggcagaggcagaaggggaAACTCAGGGTTCAGGGGCCCTAGAATTATGTAGAATGATCTATAGTCAACTCAGCCTGAGTTCAGGATCCTGTGAATATCCAACCCAGGGCACACACAAATGGCAGGACCAGGGTCAGTGACCAGTTAGGCCACCGGGCCAGAGAAGATGCAGGTAGATGCAGAGCCTGAGGGAGATGCAGTGGAGTGTGGTCAGATGGGCTGCCCGGAAGTGGCTCCTCCAGCAGCAGAGATCAGGGGAGGAAGCGGGTCAGCTGCACTGCCAGGGTCTCCCAGAATCAGAGCAAACCAGGCAGATGCTGGCAACCAGGGGCAGCCAGAGCAGGGGAACCCCAGGCTGGACCAGAGGCTGAGCAGCGAGCTGCCCCAGGGAGGGATGAGCTGGGAAGCGGCAGGGAAGCTGCTCCTTCCCCCTGGGAGGGGTGTGCTCAGGGCAGGGGCTGCCCTGTCAGAGGAATATTGTGAGGTAAGCCCAGCAGGCAGGCCCTTGCATCTCCTTCATGGAATCTCATCCTCTGGGCATGTCCAGGGGCCACTTTCATTTGACTGGAGAGGTGAAGAGCATGACCGATAGGAAGGAAGTGCTGCCAGCCCTCGGGTGACTCCTAAAAGTTGGTCCCAATTCCACAGAGGAAATTTGCTGCTTCCCCAGGAGCCTGTGGTCTGCAGGCTCCTGACTCCATTCCCAGCTGGAAGCTGGGAGGTGCTTCTGCCCTTGGAAGGTTGAAGGCTGCCCAATTTGTGCAAGATGAGCCCCTCTTACTGGCTCATTTTCTCTCAAACTGAGCATCTGGCCAGGCACTGGGGACCTGAGTAAGGAACCTCTGCATTAAAGCGGCAACATAACTGTGGCACAGGGTAGGTCTCAATAATGTATGTTGATGCCTCATGTGATCTCTAGAGCTTTCTGGTACACTTGTCTTTGATCTCCTTAATACCCAGGAATGAAGAGGTTGGAACCTTAGAGATAAAGAGCTCCCTTCATCATGCCTAGATGAGGCATTGAGGCCCCAGAAGTGCAGATGGGGATCCAGTCACTTCCTCACTTTTCATTGCCCCAGGCTGTTGACTTGGCCAGAATCTCCTCTGCTGTGGCTGGTGTGGGGCGCTAACTGGTTGGCAGGATAAGCAAGTGCAAGAAGCCGCAGCCCCCACCTTTGCCACGCAGCCTTCACTGGGGGTCAGTGTCAACCCTTTGATTGTCTGCACACTGTTTCCAGGGATGCTGTCTTTGCATCAGACTTTTGAGAATGCTTTTGGagggtgtattagttcattttcacactgctgataaagacatacccaagactgggaagaaaaagaggcttaatgcacttacagttctacatggctggggatgcctcacaatcacggcggaaggcaaggaggaacaagtcacttcttatgtggatggcagcaggcaaagagagtttGTGccaggaaactcccatttttaaaaccatcagatctcgtgagactcattcactatcacaagaacactGCAGGAAACACCCATCCCCATAAtacaatcatctcccaccaggttcctcccacaacacataggaattgtgggagttacaattcaagatgagatttgggtggggacacagccaaaccatatcggggGATAGACTTGAGGGCTGCATACAAAAACCAGTCACACCTCATTCTTGCCCACTGCCTGACTGCCAGACTCATTCGCCCATCTCAGCAAGGGAAGCCTTTGCATTTTTTCCCCACAACTAATCCCACTCCCAAAGGGTGAATAGTTGCCACTCATGAGATGGTGCTATAGGTGGGATCACTCCCAGCAACCATGGAACTTGTGTGTCTGAGAGTGACTCCTTTGAAGGGAATAATCACAATGGACTTTTCTATCCTAGAAGACAGTTGGATAGGGGACTCTTCTTTCTGGTGTCACTCCAGCCCCTTGCTATAAAAACAGAGGAAACTTTTCAGTTGTAACAATACACCTTGGCTTTTCGCATGGCATTGTCTGGGGTGTCATCAGCAAACACACCATCATGAAAAACTCCTAAGAGGGGAGTCAGAGAAATCTAGATGACAGTGGGAGTTAACATCAGGAAGTTGCAAGCATGTTGCTTGATTTATATGAATAACAACAAATAACAATCAACAACACCCTGTCTTGGTCATGGGTCAGTAAATACTTGGTAGCTCTATGGTGGGCTCTTTCTACTGCCATGCCCATGGCAGATATTGCTAATCAATCAAGACACTTTCTGCTGACCAGTCTCACATGTTCTCAGCACAGGGCTTCAGGCAGTCACTACTAATTGATCCAAGAGGTCTGCAAGATAAAACCTGTTTGCCACCCTCTGGCCTGGGTCTTCCCCAAAGTGTTTTTATATATGTGGCTCCTCTCCATAGAAACGGCTAAGCATGTAGCTCAGACAGAGCCAGTGTGGGGCCAGGATGGGGCACATTGGCATCTTTAGATTGCTGTAGTCAAAGCTCTAGCTGTCCAGGAGCTGCCACTCCTCGTGTCCATCTGGAATTTATCTGGAGAAAGGCATGAGCtgaggatgaaaaaaaaaaaaaggctgggtgctgtggctcatgcccgtatCTCAGCATGttagaagactgaggcaggaggatcacttgaggccaggagtttgaggctgcagtgagacgtgatcacaccactatactctagctgggcaacagagtgagattctgtctcaaaagaagacaagaataaAGAATGAAGGCAGCAGTGTGGGCATGGCCAGGATATGGAGGGCTGGGGAGGCAGTGGACCGAGCTCCCTGGCAGTGTGAGAGCCCCTCGCTGTGCCCCTAGCCACACCCACACACCTGGTGGGCAGACCGCTGGCCACTGTGGCTGTCACCATGAGTATTGAGCACTCCCTGCCTGGGGATGGCGTCCGAGAAGCCACTGGCATGGCCCCTGTCCCATCTCCCAGGCCTCACTATGGATCTGCTTTGTTTCCTGTGCCAAGCGTTCCCTGTGGCTCTGTTTTCAGGCtatgttttctcttcttctctctctcctcttcctcctgctgcctCCCACTCTGTGCTGCTGCAGTTTCCCAAGGTGAGTCTGCGGATGGACGTGTGGGCCTCGTGCTGCTGCTTGGGGCCCTCCCCTCCCCCGAGACCCCCACTCTTGCACACAAACACCCCACCCACTCTCCCAGTGGGTCAATGGGCTTTTACGTTTAGCTTTAACTTTTGGTTTGGAAAATGCTTAAACACAGACAAAAGTAGAGCCCCTAGTAAAATGAGGCCCTAATGCCCACACCAGCCTCAGCCGCTATCAATTCATGGCCAGCCTCCTTTCCTCTGTCATTCGCTACATCTTCCCTACCCCAGCATGGGTTTATTGGCACCCAAAATTGAGAAATACTCTgctaaatgaagagaaaaaagcagCTCAATACACCAAAGCTCCTCTTCAGACTAAGTTCACTGGCTAATAGGAATAACCACTCAGCAAATTCTGCTCATGTAATAGCAGCTGGGAATATTTCagtaggtattttttttcttcttttgagacagagtcttgctgtgcctcccaggctggagtgcagtggcgcaatctcagctcactgcagcctccacctcctgggttcaagcgattctcctgcctcagctcccgagtagctgggactacaggtgcgtgccaccacacccagttaattttttgtatttttagtaagacgggatttcaccatgttagccaggatggtctcaatctcctgacatagtgatctgcccgcctcggcctcccaaagggtatCTTCTTAAGAAAACAAGCACAATACCCTTTCACACCTAAATAAAACAGTAACAATTCCTTACTATCCACAGAGCTCACTTTTTCCCAAAGGACTCAGATCAACAATGTTTTAAAGGTTTAGCCTTCAGGCGCCCTTTCCCGCCATAACCGTCCAGCAGGTTGGACGCACACAGGGATGGCTGCTCCCCTCTGT
The DNA window shown above is from Symphalangus syndactylus isolate Jambi chromosome 19, NHGRI_mSymSyn1-v2.1_pri, whole genome shotgun sequence and carries:
- the STUM gene encoding protein stum homolog isoform X3, with protein sequence MEPSLKDAETAAAAAAVAAADPRGASSSSGVVVQVREKKGPLRAAIPYMPFPVAVICLFLNTFVPGLGTFVSAFTVLCGARTDLPDRHVCCVFWLNIAAALIQILTAIVMVGWIMSIFWGMDMVILAISQGESADGRVGLVLLLGALPSPETPTLAHKHPTHSPSGSMGFYV